One Tripterygium wilfordii isolate XIE 37 chromosome 10, ASM1340144v1, whole genome shotgun sequence DNA segment encodes these proteins:
- the LOC120007134 gene encoding probable carboxylesterase 18 has product MSETKPKPLELPWTVRIFISALSFATDVSRRSDGSVNRFIMSFFDSKSSPSSKPVKGVKTSDIVVDDARNLWFRLFVPTPSASTSTSTVGDISMPVIFYFHGGAFVFLGANSKPYDDFCRRLARELQAIIISVNYRLAPETRYPGQMEDGFDALKFVDEIKSSDGLLPPNADLKQCFIAGDSAGGNLAHHVAHKASEYNFRNIDIRGVILIQPFIGGEERVESETKLAGAPFVTVERTDWMWKAYLPEGSNRDHQASNVFGPNAVDISEVKFPATMVFVGGYDPLIDWQKKYYEGLKRHGKEAYLVEYPNAVHSFYIFPQLPESSLFIEELRDFMRKQSTP; this is encoded by the coding sequence ATGTCAGAGacaaagccaaagcctctcgaGCTGCCATGGACAGTGAGGATCTTCATATCCGCCCTCTCCTTCGCGACGGACGTGTCACGCCGCTCCGATGGAAGCGTCAATCGTTTCATCATGAGCTTCTTTGACTCCAAGTCCTCCCCTTCCTCCAAACCTGTCAAAGGCGTCAAGACCTCCGATATAGTCGTTGACGATGCCCGCAACCTCTGGTTCCGTCTTTTTGTCCCAACACCATCcgcatccacatccacatccactgTTGGTGATATTAGCATGCCCGTCATCTTCTACTTCCACGGTGGGGCATTCGTCTTCCTTGGAGCCAACTCCAAACCCTACGACGATTTCTGCCGACGACTGGCCAGAGAACTACAGGCCATCATCATATCCGTCAACTACCGCCTCGCACCGGAGACTAGGTATCCAGGCCAAATGGAAGACGGTTTCGACGCATTGAAGTTCGTAGACGAAATCAAAAGCTCCGATGGCCTGCTGCCTCCCAACGCCGACCTCAAACAGTGCTTCATCGCAGGGGATAGCGCCGGAGGAAACTTGGCGCACCACGTGGCTCATAAAGCCAGCGAGTACAACTTCAGGAACATCGACATCAGAGGCGTCATTCTGATACAACCGTTCATAGGTGGAGAAGAAAGGGTGGAATCGGAGACGAAGCTGGCGGGAGCGCCGTTTGTGACGGTGGAGCGCACGGACTGGATGTGGAAGGCGTATCTGCCGGAGGGATCGAACCGGGATCACCAGGCTTCAAATGTGTTTGGGCCGAATGCAGTTGATATTTCGGAGGTGAAGTTCCCGGCGACGATGGTGTTTGTTGGAGGGTATGATCCACTAATTGACTGGCAAAAGAAGTACTATGAGGGGTTGAAACGGCACGGGAAGGAGGCGTATTTGGTCGAGTACCCAAACGCCGTTCATTCCTTTTATATATTCCCTCAATTGCCCGAGTCGTCTTTGTTCATTGAAGAGCTAAGGGACTTCATGCGGAAGCAATCCACACCCTAA